The following DNA comes from Anastrepha obliqua isolate idAnaObli1 chromosome 1, idAnaObli1_1.0, whole genome shotgun sequence.
aaatttttgtgtaaagaaaaacaggcAAAGCCAGAGCCTATAATAATAACCAGCTCACAGCGAATTTTAAGAATTCAGCTGATTTACTGACGTAATACGGGATATGACAGCTCTTTGTTTATATAATAGCAGAGGCCACCGAAAAATGAgactgtgttggtgatatacgaagaaATCAGCGTAACCACTAAGCATGCTACTTCGTTGTCGTCAGAAGAACGACTGATTGAAAGAGAGTAAGATTAAATTACCACAGAAATTTAAACGAACACCAAAACCTtacagtaaataattttttaattttttccgccaTTTGTAAATTTGACCCCTCTCGCATTGACATTAATTAGTTCACATTATCATGAGTTCACTgcatttaattacatatttcccCTTGTAAatagatgtacatacatatgtacgcactaGATGcagatatatgtaaatttatataaatattaacgcATTTATTGCACACAATTCCACTTAAGTTACTGATACTCAAAAACCAGCTCACTCCCCTTGCAATTTCTCTCAATCCACTCATCGAAGCGCTTTGTTGCATCCgttgaaaaataatttcgcCAATCGCCGATTTCACCCTTCCGAATGAATTTACTTCTCTCGCCATTATTAACATTTTCGGAGTTATTGTTTTGCCCATCGGCGACATTCTTCAACAAAGGCTCCAAATTCACCGCAGGATTCATCTGCATTTTATCAAATTTCAGATGTTCACAAATCCGTGTCAAATCCTCGTCGGTGAGTTGATAGTCGATATCGAGAAATTCAGCACAACGACGcacaatttttggcaaatcgCGTTTCATATCCTCGTACTTCAAAAATAAGATATTGGGCTCATTTCGGCGATGCCAGAAGGGCAAGACATGATTCCAGTAGGAACCCATGGGCGAACGTTCATCCAGAAAGAGGTCTAAGAAATCATCGAAGGGCCCTTTCAAACCATGCACCAACTTACAGTAGTAGTAGAAGGAGACGCACAGGTCCTTGGGATTGCGCGCGGTGTATATGATCTGAAAGAGGGGAGGTGTGATTACCGTTAAAAGCGGGTTGATTATTCTAGTTTAAATTTCCCACCACTTACTTTCGGTTTGACAGTTTCAAATCCGCGCGGCAGTAAATCCAATGTAAGATGCGAACGACCAAATCGTGGACGTGGCATATCGCGCACGACATTAACGGTATTACCAATTGAGTTgctataaaatttacaaaaaaaaaaattatgtgcacTATAAATTCTTCTAGCGGCGCGCGCTTCTACTTACGTGACCCACTCATGATGATCCTCGCTGAACAGCGCTGACAGCTCAATCAATGGCGAACGTAACTGTTGCATCTGCTTTGCGCCCTCGAAATCCAATTTATTGCCGAGTAACCAAATCATTTCTTGTGCCCACGTTGAGCCAGTACGCGGATATGAGATCATCCACACATCGTCCTCATAGATGGGCAAATCGCGTATCGACTCCGAAATGTTCATAAATTTACGTGGCAGCACCACATGGCCGGGCAGCACCTCAATGAAGCACTCCTTTTTCGGAAAGAGCGCATCGATGCGCACGGCAATGTCTTTATCCAACTCTTTGAATGTTAGTTGCATCGTGCGTATTTGTTTTTGCAAGCAATGTAGGCTATGTCACATCCGTTGGCGTTGACGTCTCACGCGCAACTGTTGCAAATGCATTTCGAAACGGGAGAAATCGTAGCGATTGCCGTGATGTTGCAGTTC
Coding sequences within:
- the LOC129235528 gene encoding luciferin sulfotransferase isoform X1, whose translation is MQLTFKELDKDIAVRIDALFPKKECFIEVLPGHVVLPRKFMNISESIRDLPIYEDDVWMISYPRTGSTWAQEMIWLLGNKLDFEGAKQMQQLRSPLIELSALFSEDHHEWVTNSIGNTVNVVRDMPRPRFGRSHLTLDLLPRGFETVKPKIIYTARNPKDLCVSFYYYCKLVHGLKGPFDDFLDLFLDERSPMGSYWNHVLPFWHRRNEPNILFLKYEDMKRDLPKIVRRCAEFLDIDYQLTDEDLTRICEHLKFDKMQMNPAVNLEPLLKNVADGQNNNSENVNNGERSKFIRKGEIGDWRNYFSTDATKRFDEWIERNCKGSELVFEYQ
- the LOC129235528 gene encoding luciferin sulfotransferase isoform X2 yields the protein MQLTFKELDKDIAVRIDALFPKKECFIEVLPGHVVLPRKFMNISESIRDLPIYEDDVWMISYPRTGSTWAQEMIWLLGNKLDFEGAKQMQQLRSPLIELSALFSEDHHEWVTNSIGNTVNVVRDMPRPRFGRSHLTLDLLPRGFETVKPKIIYTARNPKDLCVSFYYYCKLVHGLKGPFDDFLDLFLDERSPMGSYWNHVLPFWHRRNEPNILFLKYEDMKRDLPKIVRRCAEFLDIDYQLTDEDLTRICEHLKFDKMQMNPAVNLEPLLKNVRSKFIRKGEIGDWRNYFSTDATKRFDEWIERNCKGSELVFEYQ